A stretch of the Psychroserpens sp. Hel_I_66 genome encodes the following:
- the pfkA gene encoding 6-phosphofructokinase — protein MSKKINKIGVFTSGGDSPGMNAAIRSVVRTCAFHNIECVGIYRGYEGMIEGDFKSMDARSVKGIINKGGTVLKSARSLEFKTPEGRKQAHKHLSEANIDALVAIGGDGTFTGAMIFNQEFDFPVMGIPGTIDNDIFGTSHTLGYDTALNTVVEAVDKIRDTASSHNRLFFVEVMGRDAGHIALNVGIGAGAEEILIPEEDLGLDRLLDSLRRSKHTGKSSSIVIVAEGDKIGKNVFELKDYVEENMIEYDVRVSVLGHMQRGGSPSCFDRVLASRMGVKAVECLLHGETNLMVGLLNDKIAVTPLDQAVKGKSEINMELLRVSDIMST, from the coding sequence ATGTCAAAAAAGATAAACAAAATAGGTGTTTTTACTTCTGGAGGAGATTCTCCAGGAATGAATGCTGCAATTAGATCTGTAGTTAGAACCTGTGCATTTCATAATATTGAATGTGTTGGGATTTACAGAGGTTACGAAGGCATGATTGAAGGCGATTTCAAATCTATGGATGCTCGTAGCGTAAAAGGAATTATAAATAAAGGCGGGACCGTTCTAAAATCGGCTCGATCATTAGAGTTCAAAACTCCGGAAGGCAGAAAACAAGCACACAAACATTTAAGTGAGGCAAATATTGATGCTTTGGTTGCAATTGGTGGTGATGGTACGTTTACTGGAGCTATGATTTTCAATCAGGAATTTGATTTTCCTGTTATGGGAATCCCTGGAACGATAGATAATGATATCTTCGGAACTTCTCATACTCTTGGTTACGATACAGCACTCAATACAGTTGTAGAGGCAGTTGATAAAATAAGAGATACAGCGAGTTCACATAACAGACTCTTTTTTGTAGAAGTTATGGGGCGTGATGCTGGACATATTGCATTAAATGTAGGCATTGGAGCGGGAGCTGAAGAAATTCTAATTCCAGAAGAAGATTTAGGTTTAGATCGTTTGTTAGATTCACTACGTCGAAGTAAACATACTGGTAAATCATCAAGCATTGTTATAGTTGCAGAAGGAGATAAAATTGGTAAAAACGTATTTGAACTAAAAGATTATGTGGAGGAAAACATGATCGAGTATGATGTTCGTGTTTCTGTTTTAGGCCATATGCAACGTGGTGGTTCACCATCTTGTTTTGATCGGGTACTTGCCAGTAGAATGGGAGTTAAAGCTGTAGAATGCTTATTGCATGGCGAAACCAATTTAATGGTTGGCTTGTTAAATGATAAGATTGCGGTAACACCATTAGATCAAGCGGTAAAAGGAAAGTCTGAAATTAATATGGAGCTCTTGAGAGTTTCAGATATAATGTCAACATAA
- the gap gene encoding type I glyceraldehyde-3-phosphate dehydrogenase, with protein sequence MSNLKLGINGFGRIGRIVFRAAVQRDVEVVAINDLLDVEHLAYLLKYDSVHGRFDGTVEVKDGHLVVNGKTVRVTGERDPKNLKWDEVGADVVAECTGIFTTLETADYHIQAGAKKVVISAPSKDAPMFVMGVNDNELNSDHKIVSNASCTTNCLAPLAKVIEDNFGLEEGLMTTIHATTATQLTVDGPSKKDYRGGRSALLNIIPASTGAAKAVGKVFPKVDGKLTGMAFRVPTADVSVVDLTFRTKKETSLEEIKAAFKKASEGSMKGVLGYTDELVVSQDFVSDPRTSIFDADAAIELNSKFFKVVSWYDNEFGYSNKLVDLAQKVNSL encoded by the coding sequence ATGTCAAATTTAAAATTAGGAATAAACGGTTTTGGTAGAATTGGTAGAATCGTATTTAGAGCAGCAGTACAACGTGATGTAGAGGTAGTAGCAATTAACGATTTACTGGATGTAGAGCACTTAGCTTACTTATTAAAATATGATTCTGTTCATGGACGTTTTGATGGAACTGTAGAAGTAAAAGATGGTCATTTGGTTGTTAATGGAAAAACGGTAAGAGTTACTGGAGAAAGAGATCCTAAAAATTTGAAGTGGGATGAAGTTGGAGCTGATGTGGTTGCAGAATGTACAGGTATTTTTACAACTTTAGAAACTGCAGATTACCATATCCAAGCAGGAGCTAAGAAAGTAGTTATTTCTGCACCAAGTAAAGATGCACCAATGTTTGTAATGGGTGTGAATGACAATGAATTAAACAGTGATCACAAAATAGTATCAAATGCATCTTGTACAACAAATTGTTTAGCACCTTTAGCTAAAGTTATTGAAGATAATTTTGGACTGGAAGAAGGCCTAATGACAACGATACATGCAACAACAGCGACTCAATTGACTGTTGATGGTCCATCTAAAAAAGATTACAGAGGTGGTAGAAGTGCGTTGTTAAATATCATACCTGCTTCAACAGGAGCAGCAAAAGCTGTAGGGAAAGTGTTTCCTAAAGTTGATGGTAAACTTACAGGTATGGCATTTAGAGTACCAACAGCAGATGTGTCTGTTGTGGATTTAACATTTAGAACAAAGAAAGAAACATCATTAGAAGAAATTAAGGCAGCATTTAAAAAAGCATCTGAAGGTTCAATGAAGGGTGTTTTAGGATATACAGATGAGCTGGTAGTATCTCAAGATTTTGTGAGTGATCCAAGAACGAGTATTTTTGATGCTGATGCAGCTATAGAATTAAACAGTAAATTCTTTAAAGTGGTTTCTTGGTATGACAATGAGTTTGGATATTCAAACAAATTGGTAGACTTAGCTCAAAAAGTAAATTCTTTATAA
- a CDS encoding DUF72 domain-containing protein translates to MKFGSVENPQDLDLSLPQDHMDTARVLDKAKDDNIPEIYVGCAKWNKAELKGFYPRGTKDELAYYSQQFNSIELNATFYRVFPAEQFSKWYDKTPDGFKFFPKIHQEISHWKRLDGVSTVLDHYLTNAINLKEKLGTIFLQMHSNFAPKDFDRVVHFVENWPKEVELAIEFRHTSWYNDEAVANQLYDLLEKNNISNVIVDTAGRRDLIHMRLTNATAFVRYVGANHESDYSRLDEWVERIKEWKEQGIKEIDFFIHQNIEKESPLLSAYFIKKINSELGYDLKIPNDDKDTLF, encoded by the coding sequence ATGAAATTTGGAAGTGTAGAAAATCCGCAAGATTTAGACTTGAGTCTGCCTCAAGATCATATGGATACAGCAAGAGTTTTAGACAAAGCAAAAGATGACAACATCCCAGAAATTTACGTTGGATGTGCAAAATGGAACAAAGCCGAATTAAAAGGCTTCTACCCAAGAGGTACAAAAGATGAACTAGCTTATTATTCTCAGCAATTTAATTCCATTGAGCTAAACGCGACATTTTATCGTGTTTTTCCTGCGGAACAATTTTCAAAATGGTATGATAAAACTCCAGATGGATTTAAGTTTTTTCCGAAGATACACCAAGAAATAAGTCATTGGAAACGTTTAGATGGAGTAAGTACCGTTCTAGATCATTACTTAACAAACGCGATTAATCTTAAAGAAAAATTAGGCACTATTTTTTTACAAATGCATTCTAATTTTGCACCCAAAGATTTTGATAGAGTGGTTCATTTTGTAGAAAATTGGCCAAAAGAAGTTGAATTAGCGATAGAATTTAGACATACAAGCTGGTACAATGATGAGGCTGTTGCAAATCAATTGTATGATTTGTTAGAAAAAAATAATATTTCAAACGTCATTGTTGATACCGCAGGAAGACGGGATTTAATCCACATGAGGCTCACAAACGCTACCGCTTTTGTAAGATATGTTGGCGCAAACCACGAAAGTGATTATAGTAGACTAGACGAGTGGGTAGAAAGAATAAAAGAGTGGAAGGAGCAAGGCATAAAAGAAATTGACTTTTTTATACATCAAAATATCGAAAAGGAATCCCCTTTACTATCTGCCTATTTTATTAAAAAAATAAATTCAGAATTAGGTTACGATCTTAAAATACCTAATGACGATAAGGATACCCTTTTCTAA
- a CDS encoding N-acetylglucosamine kinase, whose protein sequence is MILIVDSGSTKCDWIAVDNNGVQLQEKIRTKGLNPAILKEKKLKKIIRNSDELMVIKNQVSHVFFYGAGCGTEKPKTMLAHVLQFIFLNAIVEVQEDTMAAVRATINSDNEAAVVCIMGTGSNCSYYDGQRLHQRVISLGYTLMDDASGNYFGKELIKDYYYNQMPEDIKIAFEHKYNLEADYIKYNLYKQPNPNAYLANFAEFMFLNKDSKYMNKLIKDGIKQFAINMIFQYEEELKSVPVHFAGSIAYFSKNEIKEVAEELGFKVGNFERRPIEGLVKYHTSKL, encoded by the coding sequence ATGATTTTAATTGTTGATAGTGGCTCTACAAAATGTGATTGGATTGCAGTAGATAATAATGGCGTACAATTACAAGAAAAGATCCGCACAAAAGGGCTTAATCCTGCTATTCTTAAAGAAAAGAAACTCAAAAAGATTATTAGAAACAGTGATGAACTCATGGTGATAAAAAACCAAGTGTCTCACGTATTTTTTTATGGAGCAGGTTGTGGTACAGAGAAACCAAAAACAATGTTAGCCCATGTTCTACAGTTTATTTTTTTAAATGCTATTGTAGAAGTTCAAGAAGATACTATGGCAGCAGTAAGAGCAACAATCAATAGTGATAATGAAGCTGCAGTGGTTTGTATTATGGGCACTGGATCTAACTGTAGTTATTATGATGGGCAAAGGTTACATCAACGTGTCATTTCCTTAGGATATACACTTATGGATGATGCCTCTGGTAATTACTTCGGAAAAGAGCTCATCAAAGATTATTATTATAATCAAATGCCAGAGGATATTAAAATAGCGTTTGAGCATAAGTACAATCTAGAAGCAGATTACATAAAATACAATTTATACAAACAACCAAACCCTAATGCATATTTGGCAAACTTCGCAGAATTCATGTTCTTGAACAAAGATTCAAAATACATGAATAAACTAATTAAGGACGGTATTAAGCAATTTGCTATAAATATGATTTTTCAATATGAAGAAGAACTTAAATCGGTACCCGTTCATTTTGCAGGATCAATAGCCTATTTTTCTAAAAATGAAATAAAAGAAGTTGCTGAAGAGTTAGGATTTAAAGTTGGTAATTTTGAACGTAGACCAATAGAAGGGCTTGTGAAATACCATACCAGTAAACTTTAG
- a CDS encoding mechanosensitive ion channel family protein, with protein MKEQLDTAFDNLKDKLSGWFNAIIENLPNLVLAILVFVIAFFVSRYVSKLVQKLVSKRVEQKSISLVVSRIASVITVLIGLFIALGILNLSQALTSLLAGAGVIGLVVGLALQGTLSNTVSGIVLSFRDRIRIGNWVETSGYSGEVMDINLNTFILKEADNNIVIVPNKMILENPIKNFSLTTRMRIFLECGVGYKSDLEKVEKLTKETIANTFDQVESPEDVEFYYTEFGDSSINYLCRFWIDAESLLEKLRAKTKAIIQIKKAYDKEGINIPFPIRTLEFNNKLSIADNPSNEKSFSEN; from the coding sequence ATGAAAGAACAATTAGACACTGCATTCGATAATCTCAAGGACAAACTTTCTGGTTGGTTCAATGCGATAATAGAAAATTTACCAAACCTAGTATTAGCGATTTTGGTATTTGTTATAGCTTTTTTTGTTTCAAGATATGTGAGCAAACTAGTACAAAAATTAGTTAGCAAAAGAGTAGAGCAAAAATCAATTAGTTTAGTAGTTTCTAGAATAGCATCTGTTATCACGGTATTAATTGGTTTGTTTATCGCTTTGGGTATTTTAAACCTCAGTCAGGCTTTAACCTCGCTACTGGCAGGAGCAGGAGTTATTGGTTTGGTCGTTGGTCTTGCTTTACAAGGCACTTTATCCAATACCGTTTCTGGAATTGTGTTATCATTTAGAGATCGAATTAGAATAGGTAACTGGGTAGAGACCAGTGGATATTCTGGTGAAGTCATGGATATTAATCTTAATACATTTATTCTTAAAGAGGCAGATAACAATATTGTTATAGTACCAAATAAAATGATCTTAGAGAACCCAATTAAAAACTTCTCACTTACCACAAGAATGAGAATATTTTTGGAGTGTGGAGTAGGGTATAAATCAGATTTAGAAAAAGTTGAAAAATTGACCAAAGAAACAATTGCAAATACGTTTGATCAAGTAGAGTCTCCAGAAGATGTAGAGTTCTACTACACCGAATTTGGGGATAGTTCAATCAACTATTTGTGTCGCTTTTGGATTGATGCCGAAAGCTTGCTGGAAAAACTAAGAGCAAAGACAAAAGCAATCATTCAAATTAAAAAAGCTTATGATAAAGAAGGTATAAATATTCCGTTCCCTATAAGAACTTTAGAATTTAACAATAAGCTATCAATTGCAGATAATCCTTCAAATGAAAAGTCTTTTTCAGAAAATTAG
- a CDS encoding DUF3817 domain-containing protein — MLSLLNSFRIVALLEGVSYLLLLFLATPIKHFGNDPTYVKLLGMPHGILFLAYIVMAIMVSQEKKWNTRTLLIVLAASIIPFGTFYIEKKYLNPRKK, encoded by the coding sequence ATGCTTTCATTATTAAATAGCTTTAGAATAGTAGCCCTTTTAGAGGGTGTCTCCTATTTGCTTTTACTATTTCTTGCCACACCAATCAAACACTTTGGAAACGACCCAACCTATGTAAAATTGCTGGGTATGCCTCATGGTATTTTATTTCTAGCCTATATAGTTATGGCAATTATGGTAAGCCAAGAAAAAAAATGGAACACAAGAACACTTCTCATCGTTCTCGCAGCCTCTATAATTCCGTTTGGAACTTTTTATATTGAGAAAAAGTACTTAAATCCTAGAAAAAAATGA
- a CDS encoding GreA/GreB family elongation factor — protein MSNYKDEIETIKDSIENNDKGDGEDDSGNGKLYSDLEKNAQYLSDASKMLDTLKLINPKIVSENAVLGSLVKTDSSNFFLAVSIGKVEIDNENYFIISKSSPIGELLMNKKAGDSITFNNTTYKIKEIK, from the coding sequence ATGTCCAATTATAAAGATGAAATAGAAACGATTAAGGATTCTATTGAAAACAACGATAAAGGTGATGGAGAAGATGATTCTGGCAACGGTAAGCTGTATAGCGATCTAGAAAAGAACGCCCAATATTTAAGTGATGCCTCAAAAATGCTGGATACGCTTAAACTTATTAATCCTAAAATAGTTAGTGAAAACGCAGTTTTAGGCAGTTTAGTAAAAACTGATAGCTCAAACTTTTTTTTGGCTGTTAGCATTGGTAAGGTTGAAATTGATAATGAGAATTATTTTATAATCTCAAAATCTTCACCTATTGGTGAGCTATTGATGAATAAAAAGGCTGGAGATAGCATTACATTTAATAATACCACATATAAAATTAAAGAGATCAAATAA
- a CDS encoding DUF2461 domain-containing protein, protein MPTIKFSKDILDFLKKLEKNNDRDWFNDHKEEFKTNQTKAKDGFKFIYDSLSKHDLVDTFKVFRIYRDVRFSKNKLPYKTHFSASFSRKKPELRGGYYVHIQPNNNSFIATGFWDPNKDDLLRIRKEFEQDDQEIRAIVNDKKFKKVWGEFEGDELKTAPRDFDKDHPSIDLIRKKQFIFTKKYNDEDVISDNFIDDVNASFIAVRPFFDYMSDVLTTNLNGESII, encoded by the coding sequence ATGCCGACAATAAAATTCTCTAAAGATATTTTAGACTTCCTTAAAAAACTCGAAAAAAATAATGATAGAGATTGGTTTAATGATCATAAAGAAGAATTTAAAACCAATCAAACAAAAGCTAAAGATGGGTTTAAATTTATTTATGATTCATTAAGCAAACATGATCTTGTAGATACATTTAAAGTATTTAGAATTTACAGGGATGTTAGGTTTTCAAAAAATAAATTACCCTATAAAACTCACTTTTCTGCATCTTTCAGTAGAAAAAAACCCGAATTGAGAGGTGGCTATTATGTGCATATCCAACCTAACAACAACTCTTTTATCGCAACTGGTTTTTGGGATCCAAATAAAGACGATTTATTAAGAATACGTAAGGAATTTGAACAAGATGATCAAGAAATTAGAGCGATAGTAAATGATAAAAAGTTTAAAAAAGTTTGGGGAGAATTTGAAGGAGACGAATTAAAAACAGCTCCAAGGGATTTTGATAAAGATCATCCTTCTATAGACCTTATAAGAAAAAAACAATTCATATTCACAAAAAAATATAATGATGAAGATGTAATTAGCGACAATTTTATTGATGATGTTAATGCATCATTCATAGCTGTAAGACCATTTTTTGACTACATGAGCGATGTATTGACTACTAATTTAAATGGAGAATCAATTATTTGA
- the corA gene encoding magnesium/cobalt transporter CorA produces MKIKRRKKSYKASNLPPGTVTYQGKKQTDVTAVEVINYNNESVTRLDSQSVKDAFNLIGNNHVTWININGLNNIENIETLGNHYKIHPLTLEDIVTTNHRPKLDEFDKYLFIIFKMLYYNKNDELQFEHVSMIVGEDYVLTFQESDGDVFDDLRERIKSAKGRIRNQGADYLMYAILDAVVDNYMVIIEAFGDQIEDLESTIFDSKESNNDTPNQIQNLKQEVLKIRRSILPLREVINRLEKLETSIIEEKTPSYLRDLYDHIIQVSESVELYREMIWSLMDMHMTIISNKMNEIMKVLTIIATIFIPLTFIAGIYGMNFKNMPELNTEYGYFVLLGVMFILLIIMLIYFRRKRWL; encoded by the coding sequence ATGAAAATAAAAAGAAGGAAAAAATCGTATAAAGCATCCAATTTACCTCCAGGAACAGTCACATATCAAGGAAAAAAGCAAACAGATGTCACTGCGGTTGAGGTTATAAATTATAATAATGAATCTGTTACAAGACTTGACTCCCAAAGCGTAAAAGATGCATTTAATTTAATTGGCAACAATCATGTTACCTGGATAAACATAAACGGTCTTAATAATATTGAGAATATAGAGACTTTGGGTAATCACTACAAAATTCACCCATTAACCTTAGAAGATATTGTTACTACAAATCATAGGCCTAAACTTGACGAATTTGACAAGTATCTATTTATCATTTTTAAAATGCTTTATTACAATAAGAATGATGAGTTACAGTTTGAGCACGTTAGCATGATTGTTGGTGAAGATTACGTGTTAACTTTTCAGGAGTCTGATGGTGATGTATTTGACGATTTGAGAGAACGCATCAAAAGTGCGAAAGGCAGAATAAGAAATCAAGGGGCAGATTATTTAATGTATGCCATTTTAGATGCAGTTGTAGATAATTATATGGTAATAATTGAGGCTTTCGGAGATCAAATTGAAGATCTTGAAAGTACAATTTTTGACTCTAAAGAAAGTAATAATGATACGCCTAATCAAATTCAAAATTTAAAACAGGAAGTCTTGAAGATAAGACGATCTATTTTGCCCTTACGTGAAGTGATAAACAGGTTGGAAAAATTAGAAACCTCAATAATAGAAGAAAAAACACCAAGCTATTTAAGGGATTTATATGATCACATTATTCAAGTTAGTGAATCTGTGGAGCTCTATCGAGAAATGATTTGGAGTTTAATGGATATGCACATGACTATCATTAGCAATAAAATGAACGAGATCATGAAAGTGCTTACCATAATTGCAACTATTTTTATTCCATTGACCTTTATTGCAGGTATCTACGGAATGAACTTTAAAAATATGCCAGAGCTCAATACAGAGTACGGTTATTTTGTATTATTAGGTGTCATGTTTATTCTTTTAATAATTATGCTTATCTATTTCCGAAGAAAACGTTGGCTTTAA
- a CDS encoding mechanosensitive ion channel family protein, whose amino-acid sequence MEKIQCFFYDYFISIGVSELSAKYFNMFTLLIILIIIIYIADRITRIVLINFFGKLSESTKTNFDDLLVNHRAPRRIAHLIPLVLTIKLFPWVFYDFPQFEGYIVMLLKVYGIILTVWIIRSILRTFESYFKTLPRLRDKPIDSYIQVVMLFIWIIGIASILATLINLSFLKFFTTLGAASAILLLIFKDTILGFVASIQVAINDSVRIGDWITMEKYGADGDVVEINLSTVQVQNFDMTITHIPTYALISDSFKNWRGMTSSGGRRIKRSILLKAKSVKYLDSEHIEQLKKIELITSYLNTKQKEIDKLNSDKDKSVLINGLNLTNLGVFRKYLQTYIEQHSAVNKEMFIMVRQLAPTPQGLPLEIYCFSSDKRWENYEYIMSDIFDHALAAVTYFDLEIYELNAGTLV is encoded by the coding sequence ATGGAGAAAATACAATGTTTCTTTTACGATTATTTTATTTCCATAGGAGTTTCTGAGTTGTCTGCAAAATATTTTAATATGTTCACTCTATTGATCATATTAATTATTATTATTTACATTGCAGACCGCATTACACGTATTGTTCTTATTAATTTCTTCGGAAAATTATCTGAATCCACAAAAACTAACTTTGACGATCTATTAGTCAATCATCGTGCACCAAGACGTATTGCCCATTTGATACCTTTGGTCTTGACCATAAAACTTTTTCCGTGGGTATTTTATGATTTTCCGCAATTTGAGGGTTATATCGTAATGCTTTTAAAAGTCTACGGAATTATTTTAACCGTCTGGATCATTAGAAGTATTCTAAGAACCTTTGAATCGTATTTCAAAACACTTCCAAGATTAAGAGATAAGCCTATTGATAGTTACATTCAAGTGGTAATGCTATTTATATGGATTATTGGTATTGCATCTATTCTCGCTACCTTAATCAATTTGTCATTTTTAAAATTCTTTACTACTCTTGGTGCTGCGTCAGCCATTTTATTATTGATTTTTAAGGACACTATTTTAGGTTTCGTTGCAAGTATTCAAGTTGCAATTAACGACAGTGTTAGAATTGGTGACTGGATAACAATGGAAAAATATGGCGCAGATGGTGATGTGGTCGAGATTAATTTGTCTACCGTTCAGGTACAGAATTTTGACATGACCATAACCCATATTCCTACCTATGCCTTAATTTCAGACTCTTTTAAGAATTGGCGAGGTATGACATCTTCTGGAGGACGACGTATTAAGCGCTCCATCTTACTAAAGGCTAAGAGCGTCAAATACCTTGATAGTGAACATATAGAACAACTTAAAAAAATTGAGCTCATCACAAGTTATCTTAATACGAAACAAAAGGAAATCGACAAGTTAAATTCAGATAAAGACAAGTCTGTTTTAATAAATGGACTCAACTTGACAAACTTGGGAGTATTTAGAAAATATTTGCAGACTTACATTGAGCAACATTCCGCAGTAAACAAAGAAATGTTTATTATGGTTAGACAACTGGCTCCAACTCCACAAGGTTTACCTTTAGAAATCTACTGTTTTAGTAGTGATAAGCGTTGGGAAAACTATGAATACATCATGAGTGATATTTTTGACCATGCGCTTGCTGCTGTAACTTATTTTGATTTGGAAATTTACGAGCTAAACGCTGGTACTCTGGTTTAA
- a CDS encoding acyl-CoA thioesterase yields the protein MRFHTRKWVKPEDLNPNQTLFGGQLLAWIDEEAALYTIIQLENSKIVTKYMSEINFMASAKQGDIIEIGIEVLKFGRSSLTMKCEVRNKMTRETILTVDNIIMVNLGEDGKPAPHGKTKVEFVKDRL from the coding sequence ATGAGATTTCATACAAGAAAATGGGTAAAACCCGAAGATTTAAATCCAAATCAAACCCTTTTTGGCGGACAGCTTTTAGCATGGATTGATGAAGAAGCAGCACTTTATACGATCATACAGCTAGAAAATTCAAAAATTGTAACCAAATATATGTCCGAAATCAACTTCATGGCATCTGCAAAACAAGGAGACATTATTGAAATTGGAATTGAGGTTTTAAAATTTGGTCGTTCATCACTAACCATGAAATGTGAGGTTAGAAACAAAATGACACGCGAAACTATTTTAACAGTAGATAATATAATTATGGTAAATCTTGGTGAAGACGGTAAACCAGCACCACATGGTAAAACTAAAGTAGAGTTTGTAAAAGATAGGCTTTAA